In one Corynebacterium bovis DSM 20582 = CIP 54.80 genomic region, the following are encoded:
- a CDS encoding DEAD/DEAH box helicase, protein MTSGFTAAPASPVETLIASVLSACQHREATAWRLETITRGATAPTLLATDEARVVALTPSLETAAYLHSLDPVATAALTGPLRRDLDALPLPTPAEFARTADLARAAASTGRIARWFRGPVEGDRALEWMRSLDVDALHQAYSGIDARLGSTDRNEWVYLDIDRHRPAVAADLRRTTGADVHWVDAATVDAHADAVAALTRALATADRLESDVATALRAVTARQAEAEIARTDISVLDTVTGSRLRLGALRGLTLRQIADARPEDLERIDGVGEKTATQSVAAARAYIRDVENSQTPVIDYRDKGPSTPYVLALARLLTFRDALRDAPEVPLHIPRVPEGTAVAVAGTVRWLGPDDVPTLPDVDAMTAEDAWNLYAVRAADFHAWAGGGVTGGDVPEEVAERIAGITLRGTLHASLRGYQAFGAKFILAQRKALIGDEMGLGKTLQALAAIVHLAATPEATGDDGRLHALVVCPPSLRINWRREIERFTDLDCHVIHGADRDAAFHAWRQGGGVAVVGFPEIRDNPRYTDPEEPADILVVDEAHRAKNSRSQQSQAVQAMTALSPYVAYLTGTPLENRVDEFVTLLTALDPGLTLDTVRAEGFRTAIAGVYLRRNQDEVLDELPPLVDVEEWVDPTPEDRERYRDAVARGHFADMRQAASAPGSAKMERLQELLDDGADAGKTIVFSFFRSVVDALPGMLGDRAFGPVAGGVSHADRQQAVDDFTAADPGAVLVCQITAAAEGLNIQAANRVVIVEPQLNPAVEAQAVARAHRMGQIRTVEVHRLLTPDSVDERLVELLAEKRAQFDLFARDSAAADAAPEAVDVSEARLIEQVIAEERRRLGEPPRL, encoded by the coding sequence GTGACATCCGGATTCACCGCAGCCCCCGCCTCCCCGGTCGAGACGCTCATCGCCTCCGTCCTCTCCGCCTGCCAGCACCGCGAGGCCACGGCGTGGCGGCTGGAGACGATCACCCGCGGCGCGACAGCGCCGACGCTCCTCGCCACCGACGAGGCCCGCGTCGTCGCCCTCACCCCCTCCCTCGAGACCGCCGCCTACCTCCACTCCCTCGACCCCGTGGCCACGGCCGCGCTCACCGGGCCGCTCCGCCGCGACCTCGACGCCCTGCCGCTGCCCACCCCGGCGGAGTTCGCCCGCACGGCGGACCTCGCGCGGGCGGCGGCGTCGACCGGCCGGATCGCCCGCTGGTTCCGCGGCCCCGTCGAGGGCGACCGGGCGCTGGAGTGGATGCGCTCGCTCGACGTCGACGCGCTCCACCAGGCGTACAGCGGCATCGACGCCCGCCTCGGCTCCACGGACCGCAACGAGTGGGTCTACCTCGACATCGACCGCCACCGCCCCGCCGTCGCCGCCGACCTGCGCCGGACCACCGGCGCGGACGTCCACTGGGTCGACGCCGCGACCGTCGACGCCCACGCCGACGCGGTGGCCGCGCTCACCCGCGCCCTCGCGACGGCCGACCGCCTGGAGTCCGACGTCGCGACGGCGCTGCGCGCGGTCACGGCCCGCCAGGCGGAGGCGGAGATCGCCCGCACGGACATCTCGGTGCTCGACACGGTGACGGGGTCCCGGCTGCGGCTCGGCGCCCTGCGCGGCCTGACCCTCCGCCAGATCGCCGACGCGCGGCCCGAGGACCTCGAGCGCATCGACGGCGTCGGCGAGAAGACGGCGACGCAGTCCGTCGCCGCGGCCCGCGCGTACATCCGTGACGTCGAGAACTCCCAGACCCCCGTCATCGACTACCGCGACAAGGGGCCCTCCACCCCCTACGTCCTCGCCCTCGCCCGGCTGCTCACGTTCCGGGACGCCCTGCGCGACGCACCCGAGGTGCCGCTCCACATCCCCCGGGTTCCGGAGGGCACGGCGGTGGCCGTCGCCGGGACGGTCCGGTGGCTCGGGCCCGACGACGTGCCGACGCTGCCCGACGTCGACGCGATGACGGCCGAGGACGCGTGGAACCTCTACGCCGTCCGCGCGGCGGACTTCCACGCCTGGGCCGGCGGCGGGGTGACCGGCGGCGACGTCCCGGAGGAGGTCGCCGAGCGCATCGCGGGGATCACGCTGCGCGGCACCCTCCACGCGTCCCTGCGCGGCTACCAGGCCTTCGGCGCGAAGTTCATCCTCGCGCAGCGCAAGGCCCTCATCGGTGACGAGATGGGCCTCGGCAAGACCCTCCAGGCCCTCGCCGCGATCGTCCACCTCGCCGCGACGCCGGAGGCCACGGGGGACGACGGACGCCTCCACGCGCTCGTCGTCTGCCCTCCCTCCCTGCGCATCAACTGGAGACGCGAGATCGAGCGCTTCACGGACCTCGACTGCCACGTCATCCACGGTGCCGACCGGGACGCCGCGTTCCACGCCTGGCGGCAGGGCGGCGGGGTGGCCGTCGTCGGGTTCCCGGAGATCCGGGACAACCCCCGGTACACGGACCCGGAGGAACCGGCCGACATCCTCGTCGTCGACGAGGCGCACCGGGCGAAGAACAGCCGGTCCCAGCAGTCGCAGGCCGTGCAGGCGATGACGGCGCTGTCGCCGTACGTCGCCTACCTCACGGGCACGCCCCTGGAGAACCGGGTCGACGAGTTCGTCACCCTCCTCACCGCCCTCGACCCGGGGCTCACGCTCGACACGGTCCGGGCGGAGGGCTTCCGCACCGCCATCGCCGGCGTCTACCTGCGGCGCAACCAGGACGAGGTGCTCGACGAGCTGCCCCCGCTCGTCGACGTCGAGGAATGGGTCGACCCCACCCCGGAGGACCGGGAGCGGTACCGCGACGCCGTCGCCCGGGGCCACTTCGCGGACATGCGCCAGGCGGCCTCCGCCCCGGGCAGCGCGAAGATGGAGCGGCTGCAGGAGCTTCTCGACGACGGCGCGGACGCGGGGAAGACCATCGTGTTCAGCTTCTTCCGCAGTGTCGTCGACGCGCTGCCGGGGATGCTGGGTGACCGGGCGTTCGGCCCCGTCGCCGGCGGGGTGTCCCACGCCGACCGGCAGCAGGCGGTGGACGACTTCACCGCCGCCGACCCGGGGGCGGTGCTCGTCTGCCAGATCACCGCGGCGGCCGAGGGGCTGAACATCCAGGCGGCGAACCGCGTCGTCATCGTCGAACCCCAGCTCAACCCGGCGGTGGAGGCGCAGGCCGTGGCCCGCGCGCACCGCATGGGGCAGATCCGGACGGTCGAGGTCCACCGGCTGCTCACCCCGGACTCCGTCGACGAGCGGCTCGTGGAGCTCCTCGCCGAGAAGCGGGCGCAGTTCGACCTGTTCGCCCGGGACTCGGCCGCCGCCGACGCGGCACCGGAGGCCGTCGACGTGTCCGAGGCCCGGCTCATCGAGCAGGTCATCGCGGAGGAACGGCGGCGGCTCGGCGAGCCGCCCCGGCTCTGA
- a CDS encoding glycerophosphodiester phosphodiesterase family protein, whose amino-acid sequence MPQPSSPSTVPSTSRAAGDPGAGPGARPDRVTDRPTGRRWSAGTHGDGRCARHRVAAILAASALVSASAAVAGPVASALPAGSSVAVGSGGTVVAGSAPTGPADPADPVAAAAPAADPVAALPTTFDLQAHRGGRGEHTEESREAFTTAVAGGVTTLELDVVMSADGVPVVWHDPALTAEKCRDTAPATPGDPQFPYVGRDIHDLTWDQIRTVRCDLPLDGFPAQTPAVDNRVLQLADVAAIAATDPRVHLNIETKIEADEPSRSAPPEEFVDAILGVARAAGVTDRIMVQSFDWRTLPLVRAAAPGVPLVALWDATTWVPGSPWLGGVDPEAVGGDVIAGAQAVGANVLSPGAAAPTPWIPAGPDGLRQFTDRAHAAGVRVVPWTVNTVEDMEAQLDGGVDGIITDYPTRLRGILDARGIAYRA is encoded by the coding sequence ATGCCCCAGCCGTCGTCCCCGTCCACCGTCCCGTCGACCTCCCGCGCGGCCGGTGATCCGGGGGCGGGGCCCGGGGCGCGACCGGACCGGGTGACGGACCGGCCGACGGGGCGGCGGTGGTCGGCGGGCACGCACGGTGACGGGCGCTGCGCCCGGCACCGCGTCGCCGCGATCCTCGCCGCGTCCGCGCTGGTCAGTGCCTCGGCGGCGGTGGCCGGGCCGGTCGCCTCCGCCCTGCCTGCCGGGTCCTCCGTCGCCGTCGGCTCCGGCGGGACGGTCGTCGCCGGGTCCGCACCGACGGGCCCCGCCGACCCCGCCGACCCGGTGGCGGCCGCCGCACCCGCCGCCGACCCGGTGGCGGCCCTGCCGACGACCTTCGACCTCCAGGCGCACCGCGGCGGCCGGGGCGAGCACACGGAGGAGTCCCGGGAGGCGTTCACCACCGCCGTCGCCGGGGGCGTGACGACGCTCGAACTCGACGTCGTCATGAGCGCCGACGGCGTGCCCGTCGTGTGGCACGACCCCGCCCTCACCGCGGAGAAGTGCCGCGACACCGCCCCGGCGACCCCCGGGGACCCGCAGTTCCCCTACGTCGGCCGGGACATCCACGACCTCACGTGGGACCAGATCCGGACCGTGCGGTGCGACCTCCCCCTCGACGGGTTCCCCGCGCAGACCCCGGCCGTCGACAACCGGGTCCTCCAGCTCGCCGACGTCGCCGCGATCGCGGCCACCGACCCGCGCGTGCACCTCAACATCGAGACGAAGATCGAGGCCGACGAGCCCTCCCGCTCCGCCCCGCCGGAGGAGTTCGTCGACGCGATCCTCGGCGTGGCCCGCGCGGCGGGGGTGACCGACCGCATCATGGTCCAGTCCTTCGACTGGCGCACCCTGCCGCTCGTCCGCGCCGCGGCGCCCGGGGTGCCGCTCGTCGCCCTGTGGGACGCGACGACGTGGGTGCCCGGGTCCCCGTGGCTCGGCGGGGTCGACCCGGAGGCCGTCGGCGGGGACGTCATCGCGGGGGCGCAGGCCGTCGGCGCGAACGTGCTGAGCCCGGGGGCGGCGGCACCGACGCCGTGGATCCCGGCGGGCCCGGACGGGCTGCGGCAGTTCACCGACCGGGCCCACGCCGCGGGGGTGCGCGTCGTGCCGTGGACGGTGAACACCGTCGAGGACATGGAGGCGCAGCTCGACGGCGGGGTCGACGGCATCATCACCGACTACCCGACCCGGCTGCGGGGGATCCTGGACGCCCGCGGCATCGCCTACCGCGCCTGA
- a CDS encoding peptide MFS transporter — protein sequence MSDDNGPHTVPSGASPAARSTGPGRTGHTTDSGTTGTGRTFLGHPWGLATLSGVEMWERFSFYGLQGILAYYLYYSVTAGGLGMDKEVALSIVGAYGGLVYLTSVAGAWVSDRVLSAERSLFLSAVLIMIGHLSLSLLPGYTGLGVGLACVAVGSGTLKTTSQVVLGSFYSEDDPRRDGGFSIYYVGVNIGALFGPLLTGTLWGWRGFHWGFGAAALLMFIGLVQYTLNRRGIIAEVGHTVANPLPRRQYLPWGVGAVVVVAVVVAVFATGLVPLSQLATSAAVVALVAAVVLWVQMHRSPLVTAPERAKLVGFIPMFLGSVVFWTVYQQQFTTLAVYADQRLNRSVFGHEVTPTVVQSISPVFVIVFAGVAGALWTRLGDRQPTYPVKFGLGIILCGAAMLVLLPFAGGAANSTPMLALAVLFLLFVFGELLLSPVGNSLVTRLAPTAFPTRMFALWMLSVSLGTALSGTVAGYYDPSDAGAERAFLLVMFLVSAVVGGVLLVLARPVNRLLAGGRAAVGAGSGAAGPDRR from the coding sequence ATGAGTGACGACAACGGTCCGCACACCGTCCCCTCGGGTGCCTCCCCGGCGGCACGCTCCACCGGCCCGGGACGCACCGGACACACCACAGACTCCGGCACCACCGGCACCGGACGCACGTTCCTCGGCCACCCGTGGGGGCTGGCCACGCTCTCCGGCGTGGAGATGTGGGAGCGGTTCAGCTTCTACGGACTCCAGGGCATCCTCGCCTACTACCTGTACTACTCGGTGACCGCCGGCGGCCTCGGCATGGACAAGGAGGTCGCCCTGTCGATCGTCGGCGCGTACGGCGGCCTCGTGTACCTCACGAGCGTCGCCGGGGCGTGGGTCTCCGACCGGGTGCTGTCCGCCGAACGCAGCCTGTTCCTCTCCGCGGTGCTCATCATGATCGGGCACCTCAGCCTCTCCCTGCTGCCGGGGTACACCGGCCTCGGCGTCGGCCTGGCCTGCGTCGCGGTCGGCTCGGGCACGCTGAAGACGACGTCCCAGGTCGTCCTCGGCTCCTTCTACAGCGAGGACGACCCCCGGCGTGACGGCGGGTTCTCGATCTACTACGTCGGCGTGAACATCGGCGCGCTGTTCGGCCCGCTGCTCACCGGCACGCTCTGGGGCTGGCGCGGGTTCCACTGGGGCTTCGGCGCGGCCGCCCTGCTCATGTTCATCGGCCTCGTCCAGTACACCCTCAACCGGCGCGGGATCATCGCGGAGGTCGGGCACACGGTGGCCAACCCGCTGCCCCGCCGCCAGTACCTCCCGTGGGGCGTGGGGGCGGTCGTCGTCGTGGCCGTCGTCGTCGCCGTCTTCGCCACCGGGCTCGTCCCCCTGTCGCAGCTCGCGACGTCCGCCGCGGTCGTCGCCCTCGTCGCGGCGGTCGTCCTGTGGGTGCAGATGCACCGCTCCCCGCTGGTCACCGCGCCGGAGCGGGCGAAGCTCGTGGGGTTCATCCCCATGTTCCTCGGCTCGGTCGTGTTCTGGACGGTCTACCAGCAGCAGTTCACCACCCTCGCGGTGTATGCCGACCAGCGGCTCAACCGGTCCGTGTTCGGCCACGAGGTCACCCCGACCGTCGTGCAGTCGATCTCCCCGGTGTTCGTCATCGTCTTCGCCGGCGTCGCCGGGGCCCTGTGGACGCGCCTCGGTGACCGGCAGCCGACGTACCCGGTGAAGTTCGGCCTCGGCATCATCCTGTGCGGCGCGGCGATGCTCGTTCTCCTCCCGTTCGCGGGCGGGGCGGCGAACTCGACGCCCATGCTCGCCCTCGCCGTGCTCTTCCTCCTCTTCGTCTTCGGTGAGCTGCTCCTGTCCCCCGTGGGCAACTCCCTCGTCACCCGGCTGGCGCCGACGGCGTTCCCGACGCGCATGTTCGCGCTGTGGATGCTCTCCGTCAGCCTCGGCACCGCGCTGTCCGGCACCGTCGCCGGGTACTACGACCCGTCGGACGCCGGGGCGGAGCGGGCGTTCCTCCTCGTCATGTTCCTCGTCAGCGCCGTCGTCGGCGGGGTGCTCCTCGTGCTCGCCCGGCCGGTGAACCGGCTGCTCGCCGGCGGGCGGGCGGCGGTCGGCGCGGGCTCCGGCGCGGCGGGTCCGGACCGGCGGTGA
- a CDS encoding NAD(P)-binding oxidoreductase, which translates to MVQTQRQSRTVTVIGGHGAVALRATPMLAEAGHTVRSVIRSDSQADDVRSAGAEPVVTDVTTLDVAELTDLFAGQDVVVWSAGAGGSASPERTTEVDRDAAVRTMEAAAAAGVGRYIMVSWIGSSREHGVPASADLHAYAEAKVAADAALMDSDLDWTILGPGRLTSDPGEGQIRGVSFDDRLAPGTDTSRENVAAAVAAAVDGHGSRRFVRFADGGAPVAEVLDDAPDDPRL; encoded by the coding sequence ATGGTCCAGACACAACGGCAGTCCCGCACGGTCACGGTCATCGGCGGTCACGGCGCGGTGGCGCTCCGGGCCACCCCGATGCTCGCGGAGGCCGGGCACACGGTGCGCTCCGTCATCCGGTCGGACTCCCAGGCCGACGACGTGCGGTCCGCCGGCGCGGAGCCGGTCGTCACCGACGTCACGACGCTCGACGTCGCGGAGCTCACCGACCTGTTCGCCGGCCAGGACGTCGTCGTGTGGTCGGCGGGGGCCGGCGGGTCGGCGTCCCCTGAGCGGACGACGGAGGTCGACCGGGACGCCGCGGTCCGCACGATGGAGGCGGCCGCCGCCGCGGGGGTCGGCCGCTACATCATGGTCAGCTGGATCGGCTCCTCCCGGGAGCACGGCGTGCCCGCGTCGGCGGACCTCCACGCCTACGCCGAGGCGAAGGTCGCGGCGGACGCGGCCCTCATGGACAGCGACCTCGACTGGACGATCCTCGGCCCCGGCCGGCTGACGTCGGACCCGGGGGAGGGGCAGATCCGGGGCGTGAGCTTCGACGACCGTCTCGCCCCGGGCACGGACACCTCCCGGGAGAATGTCGCCGCCGCGGTCGCCGCGGCCGTCGACGGGCACGGGTCCCGCCGGTTCGTGCGCTTCGCCGACGGGGGCGCGCCGGTCGCCGAGGTTCTCGACGACGCCCCGGACGACCCGCGCCTCTGA
- a CDS encoding BCCT family transporter, producing the protein MTDAPPPTRRPRPDPLVLGLSTGFTVLFVALTVVFGDRARAVYTAGAGWLLANLNWLYIGGVSLSLLFLLGLFVSHFGRVRLGADGERPEHSLLSWFAMLFAGGLGSVLMFYGVAEPLNHASNPPLADVPPMSDAAVDEAVGFTMYHFGIHMWVLFALPGLALGYFIYKRNLPPRLSSVFAPVLGGWIYRWPGKVIDALAIIGTVFGIAVSVGLGTLQINQGLASVFGAPVVAWVEIAVIVVIVAAASWSVAAGLDRGIKLLSNVNIVLALVLLVFILVTGPTLMLLRGTMDATSIYADWLPRIMFWSDALDRNPGWQGRWTVFYWAWTICWSPFVGMFVARISRGRTVREFIGGVLILPTVFTIVWFSVFGYAGIHIERTEPGSLSGPVVDDGQTAFALFGFLEHFPLTGVVSVFALVVVAVFFVTSIDSAAMVNDMFAAGEEDRTPTGYRILWAVLIGAVAAAILVMAPDGGIDALQEVVIIIGFPFFLMSAVMMYSLVKGMNDDYMARPEPSTRQWGLTDTAEKLEEHEARPAPGYDDDGRALPRITYDDDGAIVIPGDLRIEGELIDGDGDRGDAGS; encoded by the coding sequence ATGACCGACGCCCCGCCACCCACGCGCCGTCCGCGCCCCGACCCCCTCGTCCTCGGCCTGTCCACGGGGTTCACCGTGCTCTTCGTGGCCCTCACCGTCGTCTTCGGCGACCGCGCCCGGGCGGTCTACACCGCCGGGGCGGGCTGGCTGCTCGCGAACCTCAACTGGCTCTACATCGGCGGCGTCTCGCTGTCCCTGCTGTTCCTCCTCGGCCTGTTCGTCAGCCACTTCGGCCGGGTCCGGCTCGGCGCGGACGGGGAGCGCCCGGAGCACTCCCTGCTCAGCTGGTTCGCCATGCTCTTCGCCGGCGGCCTCGGGTCGGTGCTCATGTTCTACGGGGTCGCCGAGCCGCTGAACCATGCGTCGAACCCCCCGCTCGCGGACGTGCCGCCGATGTCCGACGCCGCGGTGGACGAGGCCGTCGGCTTCACCATGTACCACTTCGGGATCCACATGTGGGTCCTCTTCGCGCTGCCGGGCCTCGCCCTCGGCTACTTCATCTACAAGCGCAACCTGCCGCCGCGGCTGTCGTCGGTGTTCGCACCCGTCCTCGGTGGGTGGATCTACCGTTGGCCGGGGAAGGTCATCGACGCCCTGGCGATCATCGGCACGGTCTTCGGCATCGCGGTGTCGGTCGGCCTGGGCACGCTGCAGATCAACCAGGGGCTGGCGTCCGTGTTCGGGGCGCCGGTCGTGGCGTGGGTGGAGATCGCGGTCATCGTCGTCATCGTCGCCGCGGCGTCGTGGTCGGTCGCCGCGGGGCTCGACCGGGGCATCAAGCTGCTGTCGAACGTCAACATCGTCCTCGCGCTCGTGCTGCTCGTGTTCATCCTCGTCACCGGGCCGACGCTCATGCTCCTGCGCGGCACGATGGACGCGACGTCGATCTACGCGGACTGGCTGCCGCGGATCATGTTCTGGTCCGACGCGCTCGACCGCAACCCCGGCTGGCAGGGCCGGTGGACGGTGTTCTACTGGGCGTGGACGATCTGCTGGTCGCCGTTCGTCGGCATGTTCGTCGCCCGGATCTCGCGCGGGCGGACGGTGCGCGAGTTCATCGGCGGCGTGCTCATCCTCCCGACGGTCTTCACGATCGTCTGGTTCTCCGTCTTCGGCTACGCGGGCATCCACATCGAGCGCACGGAGCCGGGGTCGCTCAGCGGGCCGGTGGTGGACGACGGCCAGACGGCCTTCGCGTTGTTCGGCTTCCTCGAGCACTTCCCGCTCACCGGTGTGGTCAGCGTGTTCGCCCTCGTCGTCGTCGCGGTGTTCTTCGTGACGTCCATCGACTCCGCGGCGATGGTCAACGACATGTTCGCCGCGGGGGAGGAGGACCGCACGCCGACGGGCTACCGGATCCTCTGGGCGGTGCTCATCGGCGCGGTCGCCGCGGCCATCCTCGTCATGGCCCCCGACGGGGGCATCGACGCCCTCCAGGAGGTCGTCATCATCATCGGCTTCCCGTTCTTCCTCATGAGTGCGGTCATGATGTACTCGCTGGTCAAGGGGATGAACGACGACTACATGGCGCGTCCGGAACCGTCGACGCGCCAGTGGGGCCTCACGGACACGGCCGAGAAGCTGGAGGAGCACGAGGCCCGTCCCGCACCCGGGTACGACGATGACGGCCGGGCGCTCCCGCGGATCACGTACGACGACGACGGGGCCATCGTCATCCCCGGGGACCTGCGCATCGAGGGGGAGCTCATCGACGGCGACGGGGACCGCGGGGACGCGGGCAGCTGA
- a CDS encoding thiamine pyrophosphate-binding protein produces MKTTTTPGRQDPGHGPDHQTTDQHDRHDRTDGAPAPATVSDAVAAVIRERADHVFGVVGNGNIHLVSALTSAGFPYTAARHEAGAVTMADAFTRAGGGVAVATTTYGPGFTNALTPLTELVNARIPVVYVVSDIPSDGPRPIDVDQRAITAALGVTVVTATPTNATAAAERAFTVAARSRGPVVLFIHYDHVAAPLAADTEPVTDPGPVPPATAPSEDAQPASAFRGEETDTAAVARLLTGARRPLILAGRGVVESGTAADVLALGDELGALFVTSAMARHVVDSRWSLGICGGFLHTGYRRTVADADVVLVLGAGLNSFQSVLGTIFGPTARVVVDHVRRPTPVAVTDRLTGDLRDLVPELLDACRGEAASDRGRTWRETLGELPVAESDELDPGCLEETAADGLLDPRHVMRRLDALLPAERTVTTDGGHFLGWVPPYIDCPDPHGTVLVGTAIMTIGLGLAAASGASVARPDRFTVGLCGDGGSLMGFADLETFFRVTRRGVLVIVDDGAYGAEVHQYVREGLDEAPMLLGGVDFSRIGAPFGVPGLTVDRPGQLADDGEVAQFLAEHGDGVSVLHIRISRQVVAAFLREDFGGDAEDDGTAATDPEPQAR; encoded by the coding sequence GTGAAGACCACCACCACACCGGGCCGCCAGGACCCTGGCCACGGACCCGACCACCAGACCACCGACCAGCACGACCGCCACGACCGCACCGACGGGGCCCCGGCGCCCGCGACCGTCTCCGACGCCGTCGCCGCCGTCATCCGCGAGCGGGCCGACCACGTCTTCGGCGTCGTCGGCAACGGCAACATCCACCTCGTCAGCGCCCTGACCTCCGCCGGCTTCCCCTACACCGCCGCCCGCCACGAGGCGGGGGCGGTGACGATGGCGGACGCCTTCACCCGCGCCGGCGGCGGCGTCGCCGTGGCGACGACGACGTACGGCCCCGGCTTCACCAACGCCCTGACCCCCCTGACGGAGCTCGTCAACGCGCGCATCCCCGTCGTGTACGTCGTCTCCGACATCCCCTCGGACGGCCCCCGCCCCATCGACGTCGACCAGCGGGCGATCACCGCCGCCCTCGGCGTGACCGTCGTCACCGCCACCCCGACGAACGCGACGGCCGCGGCCGAGCGGGCCTTCACCGTCGCCGCCCGGTCCCGCGGCCCGGTGGTCCTGTTCATCCACTACGACCACGTCGCCGCCCCGCTCGCCGCCGACACCGAGCCCGTGACCGACCCGGGCCCGGTCCCGCCGGCGACCGCCCCGTCCGAGGACGCCCAGCCGGCCTCGGCGTTCCGCGGTGAGGAGACCGACACCGCGGCCGTGGCCCGCCTCCTCACCGGCGCGCGCCGGCCGCTCATCCTCGCCGGTCGCGGCGTCGTCGAGTCCGGGACGGCGGCGGACGTGCTCGCCCTCGGCGACGAGCTCGGCGCGCTGTTCGTCACGAGTGCGATGGCCCGCCACGTCGTCGACTCCCGGTGGTCGCTCGGCATCTGCGGCGGGTTCCTCCACACCGGCTACCGGCGGACCGTCGCCGACGCGGACGTCGTCCTCGTGCTCGGCGCGGGGCTGAACTCCTTCCAGAGCGTCCTCGGCACGATCTTCGGGCCGACCGCCCGGGTCGTCGTCGACCACGTCCGGCGGCCCACCCCGGTCGCGGTGACGGACCGGCTCACCGGCGACCTGCGGGACCTCGTGCCGGAGCTCCTCGACGCGTGCCGCGGGGAGGCGGCGTCGGACCGCGGCCGCACGTGGCGAGAGACCCTCGGCGAGCTCCCCGTCGCCGAGTCCGACGAGCTCGACCCCGGGTGCCTCGAGGAGACCGCCGCCGACGGCCTGCTCGACCCGCGGCACGTCATGCGCCGGCTCGACGCGCTGCTGCCCGCCGAGCGGACCGTGACCACCGACGGCGGCCACTTCCTCGGCTGGGTGCCGCCGTACATCGACTGCCCGGACCCCCACGGGACCGTGCTCGTCGGCACCGCCATCATGACGATCGGCCTCGGGCTCGCCGCCGCGTCCGGGGCGTCCGTCGCCCGGCCGGACCGGTTCACCGTCGGCCTGTGCGGTGACGGCGGGTCCCTCATGGGCTTCGCCGACCTCGAGACGTTCTTCCGCGTCACCCGCCGCGGGGTGCTCGTCATCGTCGACGACGGCGCCTACGGCGCGGAGGTCCACCAGTACGTCCGGGAGGGTCTCGACGAGGCCCCGATGCTGCTCGGCGGGGTGGACTTCTCCCGCATCGGCGCGCCGTTCGGCGTGCCGGGCCTCACCGTCGACCGGCCGGGGCAGCTCGCCGACGACGGGGAGGTCGCGCAGTTCCTCGCCGAGCACGGCGACGGCGTGAGCGTGCTCCACATCCGGATCTCCCGGCAGGTCGTCGCGGCGTTCCTCCGGGAGGACTTCGGCGGGGACGCGGAGGACGACGGCACCGCCGCGACCGACCCGGAGCCTCAGGCGCGGTAG
- a CDS encoding DUF1990 family protein, giving the protein MTGVTGDPGNPGIPGVTGDPGVTGDPGVTGDPGIPGDPRLTYPADLVGRSLAGALAAPDAPPPDRPGFTRVHATAVLGHGRDVLLRAADRVLGGEVHRAAGAPLWTADARPVAGGGRPVAVGDVVTVHFLGTRSPCLVLDVRSPADATGTWFSMTYGTLPGHQECGEETFAARLLPDGTVTGTVTAVSRPATWLTRLGGPAARAVQRRMAARYVRAMR; this is encoded by the coding sequence GTGACCGGCGTCACGGGCGACCCGGGCAACCCCGGCATCCCCGGCGTCACGGGCGACCCCGGCGTCACGGGCGACCCCGGCGTCACGGGCGACCCCGGCATCCCCGGCGACCCACGCCTGACGTACCCGGCCGACCTCGTCGGCCGGTCGCTCGCCGGGGCGCTCGCCGCCCCCGACGCGCCGCCGCCGGACCGGCCCGGGTTCACCCGGGTCCACGCGACGGCGGTGCTCGGCCACGGCCGGGACGTGCTCCTCCGCGCGGCGGACCGGGTCCTCGGCGGGGAGGTCCACCGCGCCGCCGGGGCCCCGCTGTGGACCGCCGACGCCCGCCCGGTCGCCGGCGGCGGCCGCCCCGTGGCCGTCGGGGACGTCGTCACCGTGCACTTCCTCGGCACCCGGTCGCCCTGCCTCGTCCTCGACGTCCGCTCCCCGGCCGACGCCACCGGCACGTGGTTCTCCATGACGTACGGCACGCTGCCGGGCCACCAGGAGTGCGGCGAGGAGACCTTCGCCGCCCGCCTCCTGCCGGACGGCACGGTCACCGGCACCGTCACGGCCGTGTCCCGCCCGGCGACGTGGCTGACCCGCCTCGGCGGCCCCGCCGCCCGGGCCGTGCAGCGCCGCATGGCCGCGCGCTACGTCCGCGCCATGCGCTGA